The proteins below are encoded in one region of Clostridium pasteurianum DSM 525 = ATCC 6013:
- a CDS encoding YkvA family protein: MKNKLKKRYNIGGTTALKRTWKIKKDITALYLAYKRPDVPFYAKLISILALVYTLSPIDLIADFIPIAGYIDDIIIFPLGIALSIKLIPEKIMNECKQQSENIFKAGRLKRWIVRAIAVVIFIIIISWILT, translated from the coding sequence ATGAAAAATAAATTAAAAAAAAGATATAATATAGGTGGTACGACAGCTTTAAAAAGAACATGGAAAATAAAAAAAGACATTACAGCATTATATTTAGCCTATAAACGGCCAGATGTACCTTTTTATGCAAAACTCATTTCAATATTAGCATTAGTCTATACTTTAAGCCCTATTGACCTAATAGCTGATTTCATACCTATTGCAGGATATATTGATGACATTATTATATTTCCCCTTGGTATTGCACTTTCAATAAAACTAATACCAGAGAAGATTATGAATGAATGTAAACAGCAATCAGAAAATATTTTTAAAGCAGGTAGGCTTAAAAGGTGGATTGTTAGAGCAATTGCAGTAGTTATTTTCATTATAATAATCAGCTGGATTTTAACCTAA